Within the Iodidimonas sp. SYSU 1G8 genome, the region CGGTCGAAGCCCAGCGCCCGCATGACCTGGACATTGTCAGCCGCCATGGTCCGCTTGGCATAGCCCACGTGATCGGCACCCGCCGGCGGCTTGGCGCTGTCGCCATAGCCGCGCAGGTCCGGCACCACCACGGTGAAGCGCTCGGCGAGCACGGGGGCGACCAGATGCCACATGACATGGGTCTGCGGATAGCCGTGCAGCAGGAGCACGGGCGGTCCCGAACCGCCTGTGACCAGATTGATCTCGGCGCCATCGACCGGGACGCGCCGCCGTTCGAAACCATCAAAGAACATCAGACGTCCAGGTAGAAGGCGTGGTTGGGATCGAGGATTTCCTGCAGCTCGATCAGATTGCCTTCCGGATCGCGGCCATAGGTGGCGCGGATCGAGCCGTTGCCCAGTTCCTCGCGGGTTGGCGGCGGACAGTTGAAGGTCATGCCGAGCGTCTTCATGCGTTCGTACTCATAGTCGATGTCGGTCACGTCGACGCAGAAATGGGTGTAGCCGTGATCGCTGGGCGGCCGCTTCGGGTCGACGGGCTTTCCCTCGGGCGTGATGTACTGGAAGATTTCGATGTGGGTGTTGCCCGCCTTCATCATCACCTGCCGGCAGGACGAATCCTTCAGCCCGACGATGGTGTCGATGCGCGTCGAGCCCTTTTCCCAGCCCATGGTCGCCACCACCTCGAAGCCGAAGCCTTCCCGGTAGAAGTTCACCAGACGGTCGATGTCGCTGGTCGCCAGCGCCACGTGATGGATACCCCGGATCATTTCATGCTCCCCTGACTAAAATCCCGTTTCGCCACGTTGGACGGCGGATCGCGCCCGGTCAAGCCGGGTCTTTCCAGCCGCGCGGCGAGTGCCTAGACTGCGGCGCAACAGGGGAGAGACCAATGACCAGTTTCATCAAACGGCCCGTCGCGCAGATCGCCTATGTGGTGGATGACGTTCGCGCCAGCGCGCGGAAAATGGCGCAGGCGCTGGGCGCCGGCCCGTTCTTCATCGGCGAGAGCATCCCGCTCGCCCATTGCCTGTACCGGGGCCGGGAGATGCCGCTGGATCACACCAATGCCTGCGGCCAGTGGGGCGACGTGATGATCGAGCTGGTGCAGCAGAACAATGACGGCCCGTCCGCCTTCCGCGACATGTATCCGAAGGGCAGCGAGGGCATGCATCATGTCGCCACCTTCGTCGAGGACTTCGACGCCGAGGTGGCGCGCTATGCCGCGCTGGGCTGCGAGGCGGCCAACATCGCCACGACGGAAGGCGGCAACATCCGCTTCGCCTATATTGACGCGCGGCCGCTGTGCGGCCACATGATCGAGTTCTATCAGGACTCCGAGGTGATCCGGGGTTTCTACAAGATGGTGAAGGACGCGTCGCTGACCTGGGACGGGACGAACCCGATCATCGAGCGCTGAAGGATCGCTAGAACAGCATCGTCCAGAACATGGCGAGCACGGCCGTGGTCATGACGGCGGTGGTGAGCCAGCCCATCAGCCGCAGCGGCCGGGAAAGGACGAACGCC harbors:
- a CDS encoding VOC family protein translates to MIRGIHHVALATSDIDRLVNFYREGFGFEVVATMGWEKGSTRIDTIVGLKDSSCRQVMMKAGNTHIEIFQYITPEGKPVDPKRPPSDHGYTHFCVDVTDIDYEYERMKTLGMTFNCPPPTREELGNGSIRATYGRDPEGNLIELQEILDPNHAFYLDV
- a CDS encoding VOC family protein, with amino-acid sequence MTSFIKRPVAQIAYVVDDVRASARKMAQALGAGPFFIGESIPLAHCLYRGREMPLDHTNACGQWGDVMIELVQQNNDGPSAFRDMYPKGSEGMHHVATFVEDFDAEVARYAALGCEAANIATTEGGNIRFAYIDARPLCGHMIEFYQDSEVIRGFYKMVKDASLTWDGTNPIIER